In Tripterygium wilfordii isolate XIE 37 chromosome 17, ASM1340144v1, whole genome shotgun sequence, the genomic window TTTTGCCTTCTGATAGGAGAGGTGCTTCCACAttgtttgatctttttttttgtgagcGTGTTTACGCCTGGAATATACTAATGATTTTCTTACGGAATTTTATGTCTGAATCAATAGCTAAGGTCCAAGTTTCTATCTTCTGCAGATAGGAGGGAGCTGGAGTTGCTGAGGCTTGAACGATGCAATTGTAACATCATCTAAATCTGAGCTGACATTTCTGAGGTTATGATTTTAGTTGGATTTCACAGTTGAATTAGCAAAGAAGTAATGAAGGGCTGCTCTATGTGATTGCTTTAAATCTTCATTTTGTTAGCAAATCCATGATACCTGACCAAAAAATAGAGTTTTGCTAGTGTTGTTGTAAAGTTGTTTGGCCGCTCACTCTGGTGGGGCAAAACCATTACAATTTGAATTTTTGTCTGCTCACTCTGCTGGACCAAACCATTAcacacattattttttttgttcactcTGCTGGAGCAAACcgttacacacacatatatttttgtttgctcACTCTGCTGAAGCAAATTACTCATGTAAACTGCTCATAGTACTCTTTTCTAATACACTACTCCTTTATTGACTCTAATGACTGAAAATTTGTAGCCTCCCCGATTTCTATTAAGAACGTATGTTTTTTCATTTGagaatgtttgtttgtttgtggtcAACAAAGTTCACAGCAGGCCTATTATTCAATGTAATTGTGTTGTGAAGGAATGTGACTTGTATAGTGAAGAGCCATGGGAGATGAGAAACAAGAATGGTGGCCTTGAAGTGTAAAGCAAAAACAATGGGGGGATTCTCTACTTGTTTACCAAGTTGAAGAGGAAAACTGCTAAAAGGAAGAGATTTGAACGAAGGGTAGTTTTGCACAAGTCAGGGGTTTGACTCCTGACTTGTGTCTGGGCCCCAGTGTCTTGGACCCCACATCtaagacaaaaacaaagaatGCCCGTGAATTTATAAACTTCCGTATAGGACCCTTCTCCTACATATTAATaccaataaaattaattttgtataaaatatttattaaaagttaaaatatgtatttttattcGCATTTTGGACGTCCAAACAAAATTTGTTGTCGGCTTAAAAAATCTCTAGCATATTTAAAAATTGTTTAAATTGTGATTTGCCAACAAGGCGGGCGAGCGGCTTAAAGCAATGCCCTATATAATAAGCTGATTGGGAGAGTCCAAAAATCACCGAAATTCTTTCGACGTTTTGTTTGGCAATCATATTAGCGTTATGGAGAACCCCGCGATGGAAGTTGGAGCTCCTCCTCCGCCGAGTAATGAAGACAATCGGGAATTCGGGTAGGGCGCTGAAAAAGCCTCCTTGTTTTGTAATCTACGtagtttcttttttctcctaCGGTTGATTGATTCattgtttattgtttttggtttaAGATGCGACCATTATAAGAGACGGTGCAAAATTCGTGCTCCATGTTGCAACCAAGTCTTCTCCTGCCGTCTCTGCCACAACGAGGCCACTGTATGAATCTCTCTGTTTGAATTATAAAGAACAGTGAATATTGTATGATACGCAGTGCCTCTGAGTTCCATTTATCAAGTTTGGTTAGGGTTTGACTTGGTACTTttttatcttccttttcttgaCTGGATTTGCGTGATTCAGAGCTCGCTGAGCGACCCCAAAGATCGTCATGAGATTGTCAGGCACGACATCAAGCAAGTATGTTCACTTTCTCTACCTCTCTATGAACACGGCATGAACTTCGTAATTTTTTACATTCTGTGGTATTCAAGTTGGATTACTTGTGTTTTTATGCAGGTTATTTGTTTACTTTGCAACACTGAGCAAGAGGTGGGACTTGGTGGATTTTTTGCATGTTTAATTTTCCTccatattttttaaagaaattttcaacCCTTTTTATTTTCCAGGTTGCTCAGGTTTGCTCAAACTGTGGTGAAAAAATGGGAGAGTATTTTTGTGGTATTTGCAAATTCTACGACGATGATGTAAGATAATGAATTTTAATTAATCAGTTATTCAGATTAACTAGTATGTAGGAGAAGTAGGACCACTTAAATATTGTGACAATATGGTTGCATCCACTGCAGATCAGCAAAGGGCAGTTCCATTGCGATGATTGTGGGATTTGTAGGTTAGTGATAGACTGTATACTCATCACCTGTTTGACTACTTGTAGTTGTTTCAAGTTGTGTGGAATATATCTTGTGCTACTTGACTGATTTAGTCTGGTCCTAATCGTGGTTTTCAGAGTTGGTGGACGTGACAATTATTTTCACTGTAAGAAGTGTGGTATGCACTCTTAATACTCTGTTGTCTTAATTTTACCTGTATTCCTTTTCACCTGGCTGTTGATGGTACATGATACATCTCTCTTTCTATCATACCTTTCTTGACGTTACCACATTTGATTGTTGGTTTTCCCGGTTTACCATTTATTTCAAGCTTACCAATAATTCAATCGAGAATATTAGCACTTATCAGCTCTCCTGCATGATATAATTGATGGGAAGGGAACACTGATTGGAGTCATTGACTTAGTCATGCTTTATGGTTCTGGGAACTCTGATAGCATAAGTTGGACACTGTATTGGCCTTCTTGATCTAGTACATGGAAGCATAGTGATATTTTGTGCTGCATCACATAGTGTGTTAAATAACCAAAAGCCACACACAAGTCTGATGACAAACACAAAAGAAACTTCAGTTATTGGTAGTCATAGtatgtatttaattatttgaattttcttttcttatctgCATCACTAAGTATGTGGATTTCTTCAATTGAGACTGTTTCTGTTGTCTGATGTTTTAATATAATCACAGGAGCTTGCTATATGGTAGGGTTGCGTGATAATCACTCATGTTTGGAGAACTCTATGAGAAATTACTGCCCTGTCTGTTATGAGGTTTGCACTGTGACTTtcagtttttgaaaattttaggtGTATATGCTCTAACAACTTTGTTTTATGCAACAGTATCTTTTTGACTCGGTGGAAGTCTCAAGAGTTATGAAATGTGGACATACAATGCATGATACTTGCTTTCTCAAAATGATACAACAGAATCAGTAaactttaaactctatttat contains:
- the LOC119981758 gene encoding E3 ubiquitin-protein ligase MIEL1; the encoded protein is MENPAMEVGAPPPPSNEDNREFGCDHYKRRCKIRAPCCNQVFSCRLCHNEATSSLSDPKDRHEIVRHDIKQVICLLCNTEQEVAQVCSNCGEKMGEYFCGICKFYDDDISKGQFHCDDCGICRVGGRDNYFHCKKCGACYMVGLRDNHSCLENSMRNYCPVCYEYLFDSVEVSRVMKCGHTMHDTCFLKMIQQNQYRCPICSKTLFDMSNQWTRLEAEIEAVEMPEEYKYEVSILCNDCNTTSKVSFHIFGHKCQQCNSYNTRRVSSPEKE